Proteins encoded in a region of the Candidatus Cloacimonadota bacterium genome:
- a CDS encoding C10 family peptidase, whose amino-acid sequence MKKISIVFLISILLLFVPLLANSIHAEQSWQVTNKNRDIWGPWVETQWGQEYPYNILCPLNPYGDRRCIVGLLPLVMAQIINYHEYINDASFDDTDDYYSNPIYIDDDYELYDFPSFPELNVYLDQIRDYYSNNNCLTDTLIAALNFACGVSVEHQYVFGGDVLINACSALLNKFGYATANYTQAINSGFYTALSTDMVESRPAMLAISQGAGTGHLVICDGYNSDENTYHLNFGWNGAGDGWYSLPDGMPCGFNTIFAAIINIDCPSQGVNNISYQDVILQNYPNPFCTSTIISFSLQPKDIENSLVKIYNIKGQLVKKLSIVNSQSSIEWDGKNENGKPVSSGIYFYRLEVGNKVIGTKKCLFLK is encoded by the coding sequence ATGAAAAAAATATCTATCGTGTTTTTAATTAGCATACTGTTACTATTTGTACCATTATTGGCAAATTCCATACATGCCGAACAATCATGGCAAGTTACAAATAAAAATCGGGATATATGGGGACCTTGGGTAGAAACTCAATGGGGTCAGGAATATCCTTATAACATACTCTGTCCGCTTAATCCTTATGGAGATCGCAGATGTATAGTAGGTCTTCTACCTTTAGTAATGGCACAAATAATTAATTACCATGAATACATTAATGATGCGAGTTTTGATGATACTGACGATTATTATTCAAATCCTATCTACATTGATGATGACTATGAGCTTTATGATTTTCCTTCCTTTCCAGAATTAAATGTATATCTTGACCAGATAAGAGATTACTATTCTAATAATAACTGTCTTACTGATACCTTGATAGCAGCTTTAAATTTTGCTTGTGGAGTATCTGTGGAACATCAATATGTTTTTGGTGGAGATGTTTTAATAAATGCCTGTTCAGCTCTCTTAAATAAATTTGGGTATGCTACAGCTAATTATACTCAGGCAATAAATTCAGGTTTTTATACTGCTCTTTCTACTGATATGGTGGAATCACGACCGGCTATGTTAGCGATTTCGCAAGGAGCGGGAACTGGGCATCTGGTTATTTGTGATGGCTATAACAGTGATGAAAATACTTACCATCTCAATTTTGGCTGGAATGGTGCCGGGGATGGATGGTATTCTCTACCAGATGGAATGCCTTGTGGATTTAATACTATTTTTGCAGCCATAATAAATATTGATTGTCCATCACAAGGTGTAAATAATATTTCTTATCAAGATGTTATTCTCCAGAACTATCCCAATCCCTTTTGCACTTCCACAATAATTTCTTTCTCCCTGCAACCCAAAGACATAGAGAACTCATTGGTAAAAATTTATAATATCAAAGGTCAGCTGGTGAAAAAATTATCAATAGTAAATAGTCAATCGTCAATTGAATGGGATGGGAAAAATGAGAATGGCAAGCCAGTTAGTTCAGGCATTTATTTTTATAGATTAGAAGTAGGTAATAAAGTTATTGGTACAAAGAAATGTCTATTTTTAAAATAA
- a CDS encoding FlgD immunoglobulin-like domain containing protein produces MKRKILFLFIVIILIGSEFSFADTNIAIKDTILPPPNNFNAIGNNGRVDLSWDEPSQGNYNLIGYYLYRSDLGRYVYLDNTQNTYYDYMVYLGIEYTYWATAVYSEGESVNSNVDTATSYIPSGFYETFYEDWHLTGWRADPLIPNNWEWDSDCEAAKLNWSPSVTNYDMSLISPKIWIPYGATFISLNVNMYIHDYATDFGEVMEIWIINDGQETLIFEWDLDYNGDWGSPGGTIWEYCDMSQYEGETIQIKFRSHGGDTYNFNYWYIYDVIVYYAWPVPYYSTLVVTATDSCGNPIEGVTVNAISTQWDLYYNAYTNENGEFTIFPIIPGDYWFTYYISYFCPIVEMVSIPSSSTLNLDISSLSTMSISPTYIDTIMAPDDSIAVYLTIQNYRDVPIHWFVDIVNPNLNNANNKVFINTSKSKDIVMNLKKKTSSSFCSNDSLFYFSTTTTDGIIAPGQSYDWRLLLNTTGQTPGTVLEFDVIFTSDPNVGTIIVPVTVTIIEEGIDDIPDTSTKLNQNYPNPFNPDKVGTTTISFNLATGLLRQLADTPRQAKNTQIKIYNIKGQLIKTLIPMTNDQCPMTTIEWDGKDENGKLVSSGIYFYRLKVGDKVIDTKKCLLLK; encoded by the coding sequence ATGAAAAGGAAAATATTATTCCTGTTTATTGTAATTATATTAATAGGTTCAGAATTCTCTTTCGCTGATACAAATATTGCTATTAAAGATACAATTCTACCACCACCAAATAATTTTAATGCAATAGGAAATAATGGTCGTGTTGATCTTAGTTGGGATGAACCATCACAAGGAAATTATAACCTTATTGGATATTATCTATATCGGAGCGATCTCGGAAGATATGTATATTTAGATAATACTCAAAATACATATTATGATTATATGGTTTATTTAGGAATTGAATATACATACTGGGCAACAGCAGTATATTCAGAAGGAGAATCAGTAAATTCTAATGTAGATACTGCTACATCATATATACCTAGTGGATTTTACGAAACATTTTATGAAGATTGGCATTTAACTGGGTGGAGAGCAGATCCATTAATTCCGAATAATTGGGAATGGGATTCTGATTGCGAAGCAGCAAAATTAAACTGGTCACCATCAGTTACCAATTATGATATGTCACTTATTTCTCCAAAAATATGGATACCCTATGGAGCAACTTTCATTAGTTTAAATGTAAATATGTATATACATGATTATGCTACAGATTTTGGAGAAGTGATGGAAATTTGGATTATTAATGATGGACAAGAAACTTTGATATTTGAATGGGATTTGGACTATAATGGTGATTGGGGTTCACCAGGTGGAACTATTTGGGAATATTGCGATATGTCTCAATATGAAGGTGAGACAATACAAATTAAATTCCGTTCACATGGTGGTGATACATATAATTTCAATTATTGGTATATTTATGATGTAATTGTTTACTATGCGTGGCCAGTACCATATTACAGCACATTGGTAGTAACAGCAACTGATAGTTGTGGTAACCCTATAGAAGGTGTTACTGTTAATGCTATAAGTACTCAGTGGGATTTATATTATAATGCTTATACAAATGAAAATGGTGAATTTACAATTTTCCCAATAATACCTGGTGATTACTGGTTTACTTATTATATTAGTTATTTTTGTCCAATAGTAGAAATGGTTAGTATTCCATCATCCAGTACTTTAAATTTAGATATATCTTCTTTGTCTACAATGTCAATATCACCTACTTATATAGATACAATTATGGCTCCTGATGATAGTATTGCGGTTTATCTCACAATACAAAATTACAGAGATGTACCTATACATTGGTTTGTGGATATTGTAAATCCTAATTTGAATAATGCGAATAATAAAGTTTTTATAAATACTTCAAAATCAAAAGATATAGTAATGAATTTGAAAAAAAAGACAAGTAGTTCTTTCTGTTCTAATGATAGTTTATTTTATTTTTCTACAACTACAACAGATGGTATTATAGCCCCCGGACAAAGTTATGATTGGCGCCTACTGTTAAACACTACAGGACAAACACCTGGAACAGTATTAGAATTTGATGTTATATTTACCTCTGATCCAAATGTTGGAACCATCATTGTCCCAGTTACAGTCACAATAATTGAAGAAGGGATTGATGATATTCCTGATACATCTACCAAATTAAACCAGAACTATCCGAACCCATTCAATCCCGATAAAGTCGGGACAACTACAATTTCTTTTAATTTAGCCACCGGTCTTCTCCGCCAGCTGGCGGATACGCCCCGGCAGGCAAAGAATACACAAATAAAAATTTATAACATAAAAGGGCAACTTATAAAGACATTAATACCAATGACAAATGACCAATGTCCAATGACTACAATTGAATGGGATGGAAAAGACGAAAATGGCAAATTAGTAAGTTCAGGCATTTATTTTTATAGATTAAAAGTAGGTGATAAAGTTATTGATACAAAGAAATGTCTGCTTTTGAAATAA
- a CDS encoding CapA family protein encodes MNNKKKLFILISLVFILCFSYNLFGVFNSREEIIENFDDGEVELLSYPGEDEDPDDWALDSTITYNDSPYSLKLFGNTWKIEMIEPTVVDSDDVWQVSVYVQTLGEIQGFGVMDSTNVLFYSFAGSEELNIEEWVTVYQGNFSLQTWNIYQLPIADDWYAWFDYLPVITRIVFVNDRDVIPTGTVYFDEIINITNDLPIPPQVEISYTIGKIYRNSKGERNVDVQFYGEVFDPDSDEHLFYWNFGDDSTSTEQNPFHTFLVQDDHPYTVLLEVVDDTDLWGQATCQIEVDPGPTTFPVTMNFVGDIMLARGYEYSIIPTYGVEAIFEPTLSILGETADITVANLECPLTTYNVHHPTKPIYFKGSPENVAGLVYASIDVVTLANNHILDYMLPGLQETQYVLAENNIVFSGAGADSYEAYLPVFYSKSGISIAFLSSSDRTGQYNNYQPYLNAGYNKPGFAYMTPCYITQQINAVEDYADLIVVEMHAGSEYSLSPGSNYDKYNVFAGWDPEDFAEDEDYTPRIDIPHMWDIEIRHFAIDSGADLVICHHPHIIQGFEVYNGKLIAHSLGNFAFDLSYAETFPSMVLNAKINETGFYEYSVTPVYIDDWIPVPAQGELGIYILDYLARRSKDLGTYLYVDREDITADIILDTLNMEINTEIYEQDFQLEENDGIWISNPMRFQKDGSISSINSITPANNWEYRLGREIIWFGNFEDEGCSLWNVNSSDEWYDSTEVYAGNRSLCHRRYPDSGDNIITNFEKRIKCYSDTTNYSLYGYIKTENGTDVTVEIRYYYSRYGSYYLGSDDIGEWISGDSDWTFYHNELSLPTSTHFFDIRLNSNCPDAGVALSWFDNVGIIEWTAWQPINLPVNISNPNDYYYIQIKTDSEEEYALVTYTETNYGEGPHVSIEDNLVSKQTNGRLYQNYPNPFSSRFNRGSTTISFSVYRRDANNTKIRIYNIKGQLVRTLTPMINDQCPMTIIEWDGKDENGKSISSGIYFYQLQIGSKVIDTKKCILLK; translated from the coding sequence ATAATAAGAAGAAATTATTTATATTAATCAGCCTTGTTTTTATCCTCTGTTTTTCATATAATCTTTTTGGGGTTTTCAACTCACGAGAAGAGATAATTGAGAATTTTGATGATGGCGAAGTTGAACTGCTATCCTATCCAGGAGAAGATGAAGACCCGGATGACTGGGCTTTGGATTCAACTATTACATATAATGATTCACCATACTCACTTAAACTTTTCGGAAATACCTGGAAAATAGAAATGATTGAACCTACTGTAGTTGATTCTGACGATGTCTGGCAGGTTTCTGTTTATGTACAAACTCTGGGAGAGATACAGGGTTTTGGTGTGATGGATTCTACAAATGTTTTGTTTTACTCTTTTGCTGGCTCTGAAGAACTAAATATTGAGGAATGGGTAACTGTGTATCAAGGAAATTTTTCTTTGCAGACCTGGAATATTTATCAACTTCCGATTGCAGATGATTGGTATGCATGGTTTGATTATTTGCCTGTAATTACTAGAATAGTTTTCGTAAATGATAGAGATGTCATTCCAACAGGAACAGTCTATTTTGATGAAATCATAAATATAACAAATGATTTACCAATTCCTCCTCAAGTTGAGATAAGCTATACTATTGGTAAGATTTATAGAAATTCCAAAGGTGAGAGGAATGTAGATGTTCAATTTTACGGTGAGGTTTTTGATCCAGACAGCGATGAACATCTGTTTTACTGGAATTTCGGTGATGACTCCACCAGCACTGAACAAAATCCTTTCCATACTTTTTTAGTTCAAGATGACCATCCTTATACAGTATTGTTAGAAGTTGTAGATGATACTGACTTATGGGGTCAGGCAACCTGCCAGATTGAAGTTGACCCAGGTCCAACTACTTTTCCTGTAACAATGAATTTTGTTGGCGATATTATGCTTGCCAGAGGATATGAATATTCAATTATTCCTACTTATGGAGTTGAGGCTATCTTTGAGCCAACATTGTCTATTTTGGGAGAAACTGCTGATATTACAGTTGCTAATCTGGAGTGTCCTCTTACTACTTATAATGTACATCATCCCACAAAGCCTATCTATTTTAAAGGCTCTCCTGAAAATGTTGCAGGTCTGGTTTATGCTAGCATTGATGTTGTCACTTTAGCAAATAATCATATACTTGATTATATGCTACCAGGACTTCAGGAAACACAATATGTTTTAGCAGAAAATAATATTGTATTTTCTGGTGCAGGTGCTGATTCTTATGAGGCATATTTGCCAGTTTTTTACTCCAAATCTGGTATAAGTATTGCCTTTCTTTCTTCAAGTGACAGAACGGGTCAATATAATAATTATCAGCCATATCTTAATGCAGGATATAATAAACCTGGCTTTGCTTATATGACGCCTTGTTACATAACTCAACAAATAAATGCTGTTGAGGATTATGCTGACCTTATTGTTGTTGAAATGCATGCAGGGAGCGAGTATTCATTATCTCCAGGTAGTAATTATGATAAATACAATGTGTTTGCAGGTTGGGATCCTGAAGATTTTGCTGAAGATGAGGATTATACACCGCGGATAGATATTCCTCATATGTGGGATATTGAAATCAGGCATTTTGCTATTGATTCAGGAGCAGATTTAGTTATCTGTCATCATCCACATATTATTCAAGGTTTTGAAGTATATAATGGAAAATTGATTGCTCATTCTTTGGGAAATTTTGCCTTTGACCTAAGCTATGCTGAAACTTTCCCATCAATGGTTCTAAATGCTAAAATCAATGAAACAGGATTTTACGAATATTCTGTTACCCCCGTTTATATTGATGATTGGATTCCTGTTCCTGCACAAGGAGAGTTGGGCATTTATATTTTAGACTATCTTGCGAGACGCTCAAAAGATTTAGGAACTTATCTATATGTTGATAGAGAAGATATAACTGCAGACATTATATTGGATACATTAAATATGGAAATAAATACAGAAATATATGAACAAGATTTTCAATTAGAAGAGAATGATGGTATATGGATATCAAATCCAATGCGTTTCCAAAAAGATGGAAGTATCTCTTCAATTAATTCTATTACTCCAGCAAACAATTGGGAATATCGTCTTGGAAGGGAAATAATCTGGTTTGGAAATTTTGAAGATGAAGGATGCTCACTCTGGAATGTGAACAGTTCAGATGAATGGTATGATAGCACTGAAGTTTATGCTGGTAATCGGTCTCTTTGTCATAGACGCTATCCAGACTCTGGAGATAATATCATTACTAATTTTGAGAAAAGAATAAAATGCTATTCAGATACAACAAATTATTCTTTATATGGTTATATTAAAACTGAAAATGGTACTGATGTGACTGTTGAAATAAGGTATTATTATTCCAGATATGGCTCCTACTATCTTGGTTCTGATGATATTGGAGAATGGATTAGTGGCGATTCTGACTGGACATTCTATCATAATGAATTATCTCTTCCAACAAGCACACATTTTTTTGATATTCGGTTAAACAGCAATTGCCCGGACGCAGGAGTTGCTCTTTCCTGGTTTGACAATGTTGGTATTATTGAATGGACAGCATGGCAGCCAATAAATCTCCCTGTGAATATTTCAAATCCAAATGATTATTATTACATTCAAATCAAGACAGATTCAGAAGAAGAATATGCACTTGTAACATATACAGAGACGAATTATGGTGAAGGTCCACATGTTTCAATTGAAGATAACCTTGTAAGTAAACAGACCAATGGTAGATTATACCAAAACTATCCAAACCCGTTCAGTTCCCGATTTAATCGGGGCTCAACAACAATTTCCTTTTCTGTTTACCGCAGAGACGCTAATAACACAAAGATAAGAATTTATAATATAAAAGGACAGTTAGTAAGAACTCTTACTCCAATGATAAATGACCAATGTCCAATGACTATAATTGAATGGGATGGAAAAGATGAAAATGGCAAATCCATAAGTTCCGGGATTTACTTCTATCAATTACAAATTGGAAGTAAAGTTATTGATACAAAGAAATGTATTTTGTTAAAATAA